In one window of Kwoniella newhampshirensis strain CBS 13917 chromosome 14, whole genome shotgun sequence DNA:
- a CDS encoding FACT complex subunit POB3 — MSTVTFENIFHGDSAQLGKLRFNAAGFGWKAYESEDNNPTTYNGHDVRRATWFRVARNFQLRLAMRQAEKPRITFDGFKRDDLDKLKRTLDEYFNIKLETRDTSLKGWNWGKAQVSGNDVVFQVQGKTSFDVPLSLVGNSNIAGKNEVALEFNPPAPTAHDPKDLGKRPPDELVEMRFYVPGKSMKSKGSDAGSDGEETELDEDGNEISAADAFHNLIKEKADIGAVVGDSIVVFEDILVLTPRGRFSLEFYPESLRLLGKSTDYRVPFTSIHRIFLLPKLDDIHIQLVLGLDPPIRQGATRYPFLVAQWPKDEEVDAELNLTDAQGLNGIKANVKAVQGELYFLEKGLIFIAKQPILIDFSKTESISFSRVGGGIASAKTFDMRVVSKTDAADHVFSAISKEEVTPISTFLQSKNVRLKNEMEETIMDIDEPLSDDDEEMESIASEDDEPSKKNKGKKVAPKTADDDEDESEDEDFQGSSSDGGSPSESDSDDDESGMASDASDPYMDELRKKHAQKTPNYKEAESGSDEEKPKKKKAKKANKE; from the exons ATGTCCACAGTCACTTTCGAAAACA tCTTCCACGGTGACTCAGCTCAATTGGGCA AACTTCGGTTCAACGCTGCAGGTTTCGGGTGGAAAGCCTATGAGAGCGAGGATAACAACCCTACAACATATAACGGACATGATGTGAGACGAGCTACATGGTTCCG AGTCGCACGCAATTTCCAGCTACGTCTGGCTATGCGACAAGCCGAGAAGCCCAGAATTACATTTGATGGTTTCAAGCGAGAC GACCTGGACAAGCTCAAGCGTACGCTCGATGAGTACTTCAACATCAAGCTTGAAACGAGAGATACCAGTCTAAAAGGCTGGAATTGGGGTAAAGCTCAAGTGTCCG GCAACGACGTCGTTTTCCAAGTCCAAGGCAAGACCTCGTTTGAcgttcctctctcccttgttGGCAACTCCAACATTGCGGGCAAGAACGAAGTCGCACTCGAGTTCAACCCTCCCGCTCCTACCGCCCACGATCCCAAAGACCTCGGCAAAAGACCGCCAGATGAGCTCGTGGAAATGCGTTTCTATGTCCCTGGGAAGAGTATGAAGAGCAAGGGAAGCGATGCTGGAAGTGATGGCGAGGAGACAGAGTTGGATGAAGACGGGAACGAGATCAGCGCTGCGGATGCTTTCCACAActtgatcaaggagaaggcggatATCGGTGCTGTTGTTGGCGATAGCATTGTCGTCTTTGAGGACATATTGGTGTTGACACCGAG AGGACGATTCTCCCTCGAATTCTACCCCGAATCCTTACGCTTGCTAGGAAAAAGCACCGACTACCGCGTCCCCTTCACTTCCATTCACCgtatcttcctccttcctaAGCTTGATGACATTCACATCCAGCTTGTTCTCGGCCTCGATCCACCTATCCGACAAGGTGCTACACGTTATCCCTTCCTGGTAGCTCAGTGGCccaaagacgaagaggtggatgcAGAGCTTAATCTCACAGA TGCACAAGGTCTCAACGGTATCAAAGCCAATGTCAAAGCTGTCCAGGGAGAGCTCTACTTCCTCGAGAAAggtctcatcttcatcgccaaGCAGCCTATCCTCATCGACTTTTCAAAGACCGAAAGCATTTCGTTCTCTCG GGTTGGCGGTGGCATCGCTTCGGCCAAGACGTTCGACATGCGGGTTGTCTCCAAAACCGACGCGGCGGATCACGTTTTCAGCGCTATCAGTAAGGAGGAAGTCACCCCGATTAGCACGTTCCTGCAATCAAAGAATGTCCGACTGAAGaacgagatggaggagacgatCATGGATATTGATGAACCGCtcagtgatgatgacgaggagatggagagtaTCGCGtcagaggacgatgagccgagcaagaagaacaaggggaagaaggtggcCCCGAAAACAgctgatgacgatgaagacgagtcTG aggacgaagattTTCAGGGTTCATCATCCGACGGTGGATCTCCCAGCGAGTCAGActcggatgatgatgagtctGGTATGGCGTCAGATGCTAGTGATCCTTACATGGacgagttgaggaagaagcatGCGCAGAAGACGCCGAATTACAAGGAGGCTGAGAGCGGaagcgacgaggagaagcccaagaagaagaaggcgaagaaggcgaacAAGGAGTAG
- a CDS encoding arsenical-resistance protein — MPCSASVRPDEVESKVDRPASEGETDIESNGQIGVESRTEKRSPGARSLLLSLSWLDRFLAPLVLLAMILGVVIGKFASNVEAVLTGTTLNGVSIPIVIGLLYERLPVLFPTVHIWRQVWLSLILNWIIGPFIMLGVAWATLPDLPTYRTGVIMVGLARCIAMVMIWNQLAQGDVDYCAILVIINSILQIILYSPMSLFFVNVISGEKSLRLEYGQTAIAVLVYLGIPLAAGVITRLAGLVLLGKDRFEHKFLPYFGPLALIGLLYTIILIFAEQATRILDNIGEVFRVFVPMVVYFLIMWTGTFFLVYMLSRRRGGSERYGYKMAVVQSFTAGSNNFELAIAVCIAVYGVDSDQALAATIGPLVEVPVLLALTYVSLYFERKLDWREHGPEKVEGGGV, encoded by the exons ATGCCTTGCAGTGCATCGGTCCGACCTGATGAGGTGGAATCAAAAGTCGATCGTCCCGCATCTGAAGGGGAAACGGATATAGAATCAAATGGACAAATTGGGGTCGAATCTCggacagagaagaggagtCCAGGAGCCA GATCGTTACTGCTTAGCCTATCATGGCTGGATCGATTTTTGGCACCTTTAGTGCTCCTAGCAATGATACTCGGTGTGGTCATAG GCAAATTCGCAAGTAACGTCGAGGCTGTACTCACTGGAACGACCCTCAACGGCGTCTCTATCC CAATCGTGATCGGTTTACTG TATGAACGTTTGCCGGTACTCTTTCCAACGGTACACATATGGAGACAGGTCTGGCTATCATTAATCCTCAACTGGATTATCGGGCCTTTT ATCATGCTGGGTGTCGCCTGGGCTACTCTCCCGGACTTGCCGACTTATCGTACTGGAGTGATTATGGTCGGTCTTGCCAG ATGCATCGCAATGGTCATGATCTGGAATCAACTCGCCCAAGGAGACGTGGACTACTGCGCCATCCTAGTCATCATCAATTCCATCCTCCAAATCATCCTCTACTCTCCAatgtccctcttcttcgtcaatgTCATTTCTGGCGAGAAATCCCTTAGACTCGAATATGGTCAAACAGCGATTGCCGTGTTAGTCTATCTCGGGATTCCACTTGCGGCTGGAGTGATCACTCGATTGGCTGGTCTGGTGCTGCTGGGAAAAGACAGATTTGAACACAAGTTTCTACCGTATTTCGGACCTTTGGCCCTGATAGGTCTCCTCTATAC catcatcctcatttTCGCTGAACAGGCTACACGGATACTGGACAATATAGGCGAGGTCTTTAGAGTGTTCGTGCCGATGGTCGTCTACTTTCTCATCATGTGGACGGGGacattcttcctcgtttACATGCTGAGCAGACGGAGAGGCGGCTCGGAGCGTTATGGTTATAAGATGGCCGTAGTTCAATCCTTCACAGCGGGGTCAAACAA CTTTGAGCTGGCCATAGCTGTGTGTATTGCAGTATACGGTGTCGATTCAGATCAAGCGCTGGCTGCCACGATAGGACCCCTGGTGGAAGTCCCCGTCCTGCTAGCTTTGACATATGTGTCGTTGTATTTTGAGCGGAAGCTCGACTGGCGAGAACACGGGCCGGAAAAAGTAGAAGGCGGCGGCGTGTAG